A single region of the Hyphomicrobiales bacterium genome encodes:
- the gdh gene encoding NAD-specific glutamate dehydrogenase — protein MTSAKPDLAKPNNYRRTDSLGASPGLLDAASDTVRTHLIASIDTALRDRAPSVPEGFAAKLFGATAIEDLERYTTDEIAALAADAFAHLAEPRRRGQAPVVKLIDRDINGNGQQRQITLLEVVNDNMAFLLDSTLAALIAQGFEAELALVAHPIIAVERDGDGHLARIIPDAEADSSVPRESLIHIHLDRIDDEAVRAALVGELSRTYAEVRQATDDWSAMRDRLRGATDVVRSSPASMPAEAVEEAGDFLSWLADGNFTILGIREYSFADGDTSADLVEGSGLGILRDPSVRILRRGRDMVVMTPEMRAFLAQPVPLIVTKANVKSRVHRRAYLDYIGVKLFSREGRLEGELRIVGLFTADAYTGTTRDVPYLRHKVAQVIARAGFDPASYSGRALLYVLEDYPRDELFQVDVETLYRFCLEILKLTERPRVRVLARRDAFDRFVSVLVYIPKDRYDTEVRRRVGEFLARTFDGHVSAAYPAYPEGPLSRTHFIIGHHEGKIPAIGQEALEAGVRAIVRTWRDALGELLDTAIGGRRGRVLAERYGDAFGAAYREFYSGAAVVTDIGILEQLSAERPWAVDIYRREGEDDTSANLKVFSRGRPMPLSERVPLLENLGFRVVNERTHRIFPAGASEDARVWLHDMRLERAAGGNIDVEALQPAIEAALMALFRDLAESDGFNALVLEAGLGWRDVALLRSLAIYLRQIGVHFSMGYLAGAVTRHAAMAEEVVALFYARFDPRLDEATRLARQAEIHTRIEELLQGVASLDDDRILRRFVNLIDAAIRTNFFQVDRDGNPRRTIAVKYACAKVDGLPMPKPLYEIFVHSPRVDGVHMRFGKVARGGLRWSDRAQDFRTEVLGLVKAQQVKNAVIVPVGAKGGFLPKRLPAPGDRQAFMAEGAEAYRIFVSSMLDITDNREGEAIVHPPLTVRYDDEDPYLVVAADKGTATFSDLANSISADHGFWLGDAFASGGSHGYDHKKMGITARGGWEAVKRHFRELDIDIQSTPVTVTGVGDMSGDVFGNGMLLSEKLKLVAAFDHRDIFLDPNPDPAVGYAERQRLFALPRSSWQDYDTALISEGGGVFSRSAKSIPLSPAAQVAIGLAQNHASPQEVITAILKAPVDLLWFGGIGTYIRASTETDAEAGDRNNDAIRITGQAVRAKVIGEGANLGMTQRGRIEAAEAGVRLNTDAIDNSAGVNSSDVEVNIKIALAPPVKEGRLDEAGRDGLLVEMTDEVARLVLTNNYLQTLAISLAERRGTEELGFARRLMRVLEAEGRLDRAVEFLPDDATLAQRQQRGENLTRPEIAVILAYAKLALYDAILESSVPDDPYLAGELMRYMPKPLRERFPDAVTAHRLRREIIATQLANAIINRGGPTIVTRLADETGADAPTIAAAYAAVRDAYGLIELNAGIDALDERIGHSADDINAAMQLDLYAGLQDLLIDGLSWFIRNADFHAEGIQKIVARYRRGIATVEAALPVALSADVREGLEARSTSLEEAGIPAPLARRLAALSELGAAPDIVRISQASDRDADEVAAIHFAVESSFRLRELVAAARGLPVTDYYDRLALGRALGGIASAHRRLTAAIVATGAPARDAAAAREAVSLWAEARGGEVERIRSTVDSIAASGLTLSRLTVAAGLIGDLVKS, from the coding sequence ATGACGTCGGCGAAGCCGGATCTTGCGAAGCCCAACAATTACAGGAGAACCGATTCTTTGGGTGCGTCTCCGGGGCTTCTTGATGCGGCGAGCGACACGGTGAGAACCCACCTGATCGCATCGATCGACACGGCGCTTCGCGACCGTGCTCCCTCCGTTCCGGAAGGTTTCGCGGCCAAGCTTTTCGGCGCGACGGCGATCGAGGATCTCGAGCGCTACACCACCGATGAGATCGCAGCCCTTGCAGCCGACGCTTTCGCCCATCTCGCGGAGCCACGGCGGCGAGGCCAGGCGCCTGTCGTCAAGCTGATCGATCGCGACATCAACGGCAATGGTCAGCAACGCCAGATCACGCTGCTCGAAGTCGTCAATGACAATATGGCTTTTCTCCTCGACTCCACCCTGGCGGCACTGATCGCCCAGGGCTTCGAGGCGGAGCTGGCGCTGGTTGCGCATCCCATCATCGCCGTGGAGCGTGACGGGGACGGCCACCTTGCCAGGATCATTCCCGATGCGGAGGCCGACAGCTCCGTTCCGCGCGAAAGTCTCATCCATATTCATCTCGATCGCATCGACGATGAGGCCGTGCGCGCAGCCCTCGTCGGGGAATTATCGCGGACCTATGCGGAGGTGCGGCAGGCGACCGATGACTGGAGCGCGATGCGCGATCGGCTGCGTGGAGCCACCGATGTCGTCAGGTCATCGCCCGCGAGCATGCCGGCGGAGGCAGTGGAGGAAGCGGGCGATTTCCTCTCGTGGCTCGCGGATGGCAATTTCACCATTCTCGGAATCCGTGAATACAGCTTCGCGGACGGCGACACGAGCGCCGATCTCGTCGAGGGTTCGGGCCTTGGCATCCTGCGGGATCCCTCCGTCCGGATCCTGCGGCGCGGACGGGACATGGTCGTCATGACGCCGGAAATGCGGGCCTTCCTGGCCCAGCCGGTGCCGCTGATCGTGACCAAGGCCAATGTCAAGTCGCGTGTCCATCGTCGGGCCTATCTCGACTATATCGGCGTGAAGCTGTTTTCACGGGAAGGCCGGCTGGAAGGCGAGCTGCGCATTGTCGGCCTCTTCACCGCCGATGCCTATACGGGCACGACGCGGGACGTCCCCTACCTCCGGCACAAGGTGGCGCAGGTTATCGCCCGCGCCGGCTTCGATCCGGCGAGCTATTCCGGCCGCGCGCTGCTCTACGTGCTTGAGGACTATCCGCGCGACGAGCTGTTCCAGGTTGATGTCGAGACACTCTACCGCTTCTGCCTGGAGATCCTGAAACTGACCGAACGGCCGCGCGTGCGCGTGCTGGCCCGCCGGGACGCTTTCGACCGCTTCGTCTCCGTCCTCGTCTATATCCCGAAGGACCGTTACGATACCGAGGTCCGGCGGCGTGTCGGCGAGTTTCTGGCGCGAACTTTCGACGGTCACGTCTCCGCAGCCTATCCGGCCTATCCGGAAGGACCGTTGTCGCGCACGCATTTCATCATCGGCCATCATGAGGGCAAGATCCCGGCGATCGGCCAGGAGGCGCTGGAGGCCGGCGTTCGTGCCATTGTGCGCACATGGCGGGACGCGCTCGGCGAATTGCTCGATACGGCAATCGGAGGCCGGCGCGGCCGTGTGCTTGCCGAGCGCTACGGCGATGCCTTCGGAGCGGCCTATCGCGAATTCTACAGCGGCGCCGCCGTCGTCACGGACATCGGCATCCTCGAACAGCTGAGCGCCGAGCGGCCGTGGGCGGTGGATATCTATCGCCGTGAGGGCGAGGACGACACCAGCGCCAATCTCAAGGTGTTTTCGCGCGGGCGGCCGATGCCTCTGTCCGAGCGGGTTCCGTTGCTCGAGAACCTCGGTTTCCGCGTCGTGAACGAGCGCACCCACCGCATCTTCCCCGCGGGGGCGAGCGAGGACGCACGGGTCTGGCTGCACGACATGCGGCTGGAGCGCGCCGCGGGAGGGAACATCGACGTCGAGGCGCTGCAACCCGCCATCGAAGCGGCGTTGATGGCGCTGTTCCGGGACCTGGCGGAGTCGGACGGCTTCAACGCCCTTGTCCTGGAGGCGGGGCTGGGCTGGCGCGACGTTGCGCTCCTGCGCTCGCTTGCCATCTATCTGCGCCAGATCGGCGTGCATTTCAGCATGGGCTATCTCGCGGGCGCCGTGACACGCCATGCCGCCATGGCCGAGGAGGTCGTCGCGCTCTTCTATGCCCGCTTCGACCCGCGCCTGGACGAGGCCACGCGGCTGGCGCGTCAGGCCGAAATCCATACCCGTATCGAGGAACTGCTCCAGGGCGTGGCCAGCCTCGATGACGACCGCATTCTCCGGCGTTTCGTCAATCTCATCGACGCGGCCATCCGCACCAACTTCTTCCAGGTCGACCGGGACGGCAATCCGCGCCGCACCATCGCCGTCAAATACGCCTGCGCGAAGGTAGACGGCTTGCCGATGCCGAAGCCTCTCTACGAGATCTTCGTGCATTCGCCGCGGGTAGACGGCGTGCATATGCGCTTCGGCAAGGTGGCGCGCGGCGGACTGCGCTGGTCCGACCGGGCGCAGGATTTCCGCACCGAGGTGCTTGGCCTCGTCAAGGCACAGCAGGTGAAGAACGCAGTCATCGTGCCGGTCGGCGCGAAAGGCGGGTTCCTCCCGAAGCGCCTGCCGGCCCCGGGCGACCGCCAGGCCTTCATGGCCGAGGGCGCCGAGGCCTACCGCATTTTCGTGTCGTCGATGCTGGACATCACCGACAATCGCGAGGGCGAGGCCATCGTCCATCCGCCGCTGACGGTGCGCTATGACGATGAGGATCCCTATCTGGTCGTCGCCGCCGACAAGGGCACGGCCACCTTCTCGGACCTCGCCAACAGCATCTCGGCCGATCATGGCTTCTGGCTCGGCGATGCCTTCGCCTCCGGTGGCAGCCACGGTTACGACCACAAGAAAATGGGCATCACCGCCCGGGGTGGCTGGGAAGCCGTTAAGCGGCATTTCCGCGAGCTCGACATCGATATCCAGTCGACGCCTGTGACGGTGACGGGCGTCGGGGATATGTCGGGAGACGTGTTCGGCAACGGCATGCTGCTGTCGGAAAAACTGAAGCTCGTGGCCGCCTTCGACCATCGCGACATCTTCCTCGATCCGAATCCCGATCCCGCCGTGGGCTATGCGGAACGGCAGCGGCTGTTCGCGCTGCCGCGATCGAGCTGGCAGGACTATGACACCGCGCTGATTTCGGAAGGGGGCGGGGTCTTCTCGCGATCCGCCAAATCCATACCGCTGTCGCCGGCCGCGCAAGTTGCCATAGGCCTTGCGCAGAATCACGCCTCACCACAGGAAGTGATTACCGCTATCCTCAAGGCCCCGGTTGATCTCCTGTGGTTCGGCGGCATCGGCACCTATATTCGCGCCAGCACGGAGACCGATGCGGAGGCGGGCGATCGCAACAACGACGCCATACGCATCACCGGCCAGGCCGTCCGTGCCAAGGTGATCGGCGAGGGCGCCAATCTCGGCATGACCCAGCGCGGGCGTATCGAGGCGGCGGAGGCTGGCGTTCGGCTCAACACCGACGCGATCGACAATTCGGCGGGCGTCAATTCCTCCGACGTCGAGGTGAACATCAAGATTGCGCTGGCGCCACCGGTGAAGGAGGGGCGCCTTGATGAAGCCGGCCGTGACGGCCTGCTTGTCGAGATGACGGACGAGGTCGCCCGTCTCGTCCTGACGAACAACTATCTCCAGACGCTGGCTATTTCGCTCGCGGAGCGGCGCGGGACCGAGGAGCTCGGCTTTGCCCGTCGCCTCATGCGTGTGCTGGAAGCGGAAGGACGTCTCGACCGCGCGGTGGAATTCCTGCCGGACGACGCGACGCTCGCCCAGCGCCAGCAGCGCGGTGAAAACCTGACGCGGCCGGAGATCGCGGTCATCCTCGCCTATGCCAAGCTCGCGCTCTACGACGCGATCCTCGAAAGCTCGGTGCCGGATGACCCGTATCTGGCGGGCGAGCTGATGCGCTATATGCCGAAACCCCTGCGGGAGCGCTTCCCCGATGCGGTAACGGCGCATCGGCTGCGGCGGGAAATCATTGCGACGCAGCTCGCCAACGCCATCATCAATCGCGGCGGGCCGACGATCGTCACGCGCCTCGCGGATGAGACGGGTGCGGACGCGCCCACGATCGCCGCTGCCTACGCGGCCGTCCGGGACGCTTATGGGCTGATCGAGCTGAATGCAGGCATCGATGCCTTGGACGAGCGTATCGGGCATTCCGCTGACGACATCAACGCAGCCATGCAGCTGGATCTCTACGCCGGCTTGCAGGATCTCCTGATCGACGGGCTCTCCTGGTTCATTCGCAATGCGGATTTCCATGCCGAGGGAATCCAGAAGATCGTCGCGCGCTATCGTCGCGGCATCGCGACTGTCGAGGCGGCGCTGCCAGTTGCGCTGTCCGCGGATGTCCGCGAGGGGCTCGAAGCACGGAGCACGAGCCTGGAGGAGGCGGGAATCCCCGCGCCGCTGGCACGGCGGCTCGCCGCCTTGTCGGAGCTGGGCGCCGCGCCGGACATCGTGCGTATTTCCCAGGCGAGTGATCGCGATGCCGACGAGGTGGCCGCCATCCACTTCGCGGTGGAGAGCAGCTTCCGCCTTCGTGAGCTCGTGGCGGCCGCGCGCGGCCTGCCGGTGACGGACTACTACGACCGGCTGGCGCTTGGCCGCGCGCTTGGCGGTATCGCCAGTGCACATCGCCGCCTGACAGCCGCGATCGTCGCAACCGGGGCGCCCGCCCGGGATGCAGCCGCGGCCCGCGAGGCCGTGAGCCTCTGGGCGGAAGCCCGTGGCGGCGAGGTGGAACGCATCCGCTCGACCGTGGACAGCATTGCGGCTTCGGGGCTGACGCTGTCGCGTCTGACGGTGGCGGCAGGCCTCATAGGGGATCTGGTGAAGTCATGA
- a CDS encoding hypothetical protein (Evidence 5 : Unknown function): MHFSDLGVTRSDFSELFGSVMSSSLYRAARMKAQQKSRSPAWRPVVRIASKPHTLLLMLITASLACGPMATRPESDADRASADFLQGSRADKRKGRR; encoded by the coding sequence ATGCATTTCAGTGATCTCGGGGTTACCCGGAGCGATTTCAGCGAGCTATTTGGCAGCGTCATGTCGTCCTCCTTGTATCGGGCTGCCCGGATGAAGGCGCAGCAAAAAAGCAGGAGCCCTGCCTGGCGCCCTGTGGTGCGGATTGCGTCCAAGCCCCACACACTGCTCTTAATGCTGATCACAGCCTCACTGGCCTGCGGACCGATGGCAACCCGTCCCGAAAGCGATGCAGACCGCGCATCCGCGGACTTTTTGCAAGGATCCCGTGCCGACAAAAGAAAAGGCCGGCGCTGA
- a CDS encoding conserved hypothetical protein (Evidence 4 : Unknown function but conserved in other organisms): MSEEGSSDIEPNLSEPSAYRIEAITTAAASKPSPGRSSSQSVLSFAAAQGRPSPSAPPNALSSTGPQPSASPVVSFDRLELREILNLYGRKVAAGEWRDYAIDCLKDRAVFSVFRRTSEVPMYRIEKDPKLARRQGAYSVIAASGLILKRGHDLARVISVLDRSLRVVG, translated from the coding sequence ATGAGCGAGGAGGGCAGCTCGGACATCGAGCCAAACCTGTCCGAGCCGTCAGCGTATCGCATCGAGGCGATTACAACGGCGGCGGCCAGCAAACCATCGCCAGGCCGGTCATCGAGCCAGTCCGTCCTTTCCTTCGCGGCAGCACAAGGCCGCCCCTCTCCCTCCGCTCCGCCCAATGCGCTTTCTTCCACCGGCCCCCAGCCGAGCGCGTCGCCGGTCGTGTCGTTCGACCGGCTGGAGCTTCGGGAGATCCTCAATCTCTACGGCCGCAAGGTCGCGGCGGGCGAATGGCGGGACTACGCCATCGATTGTCTGAAGGACCGCGCCGTCTTCTCCGTGTTCCGCCGGACATCGGAAGTGCCGATGTATCGCATCGAGAAAGACCCGAAGCTTGCGCGGCGGCAGGGTGCCTACAGCGTCATCGCGGCTTCGGGCCTCATCCTCAAACGCGGCCACGACCTCGCCCGCGTGATCAGCGTTCTCGACCGGTCCCTGCGCGTGGTGGGTTAA
- a CDS encoding Aminoglycoside phosphotransferase (APT) family kinase protein — MTITIDVALVQRLVAEQFPELAHLAISPVVPGGWDNRTFRLGDSMLVRLPSADRYVAQVAKEHRWLPVLASHLPLPIPLPLAKGEPSRGYPWPWSIYRWLPGNPVAREPLADPNRVARALADFLGALHRIDARDGPVPGQHNFHRGGRLATYAGDVHAALAILQDKTETGVLGDVWANALASQWERSPVWVHGDVSGGNLLVRDGDLSAVIDFGSSAVGDPACDLVIAWTLFSGESRKIFRGALSLDENTWRRARGWALWKALITVAAPNIGQDEAGASWRAIADVSADHKRCQQM; from the coding sequence TTGACTATCACGATCGATGTCGCCTTGGTTCAACGGCTTGTCGCCGAGCAGTTCCCCGAACTGGCGCATCTGGCGATATCGCCGGTGGTGCCCGGAGGGTGGGATAACCGCACCTTCCGTCTGGGCGACAGCATGCTCGTGCGGTTACCGAGTGCTGATCGTTATGTCGCGCAGGTCGCGAAAGAGCACCGCTGGCTTCCTGTGCTGGCGTCCCATCTGCCATTGCCGATCCCGCTCCCTCTAGCCAAAGGCGAGCCAAGCCGGGGATATCCCTGGCCCTGGTCCATCTATCGCTGGCTCCCCGGCAATCCCGTAGCGAGAGAACCGCTCGCGGATCCCAACCGCGTTGCGCGTGCGCTGGCCGACTTTCTTGGCGCGCTGCACCGGATTGATGCCCGTGATGGGCCTGTGCCGGGACAGCATAATTTTCATCGCGGTGGTCGGCTTGCGACATATGCGGGGGACGTTCACGCGGCGCTGGCAATCCTTCAGGATAAAACCGAGACGGGCGTGCTGGGGGATGTGTGGGCCAATGCGCTCGCATCGCAATGGGAGCGGTCGCCGGTCTGGGTCCATGGGGACGTATCGGGCGGCAACCTGTTGGTTCGCGATGGCGATCTCAGTGCTGTCATCGATTTCGGCAGTTCGGCGGTCGGCGACCCCGCATGTGACCTCGTCATTGCGTGGACGCTGTTTTCTGGCGAAAGCCGCAAGATTTTTCGAGGGGCGCTTTCCCTCGACGAGAACACATGGCGCCGCGCCCGAGGCTGGGCGCTATGGAAAGCGCTGATCACCGTCGCGGCGCCCAACATCGGTCAGGATGAGGCTGGGGCGTCATGGCGGGCTATTGCTGACGTATCGGCCGATCATAAGCGATGCCAGCAGATGTAA
- a CDS encoding Integral membrane protein encodes MSDLNRNTYAYGSGVARAGTAELDQGLRAFMLGVYNNMVLGLAITGLAALGTSMAAVTTDPAAAAGQFSNGLMLTSVGVALFGSPLKWVVIFAPLALVFFLSFRIARLQPATARLLFFAYAALVGLSLSSIFLVYTQASITRVFFITAATFGALSLYGYTTKRNLSAMGSFLIMGLFGVIIASLVNIFLASSALQFAISVAGVLVFAGLTAWDTQRIKEMYYEMDDSASAARKSVLGALMLYLDFINMFVMLMQLFGQQRSS; translated from the coding sequence ATGTCGGATCTGAACCGCAACACCTACGCCTACGGCAGTGGTGTCGCCCGGGCCGGAACCGCAGAGCTCGACCAGGGTCTGCGGGCCTTCATGCTCGGCGTCTACAACAACATGGTTCTGGGCCTGGCCATCACGGGTCTGGCCGCGCTCGGAACCTCCATGGCGGCCGTCACCACTGACCCGGCGGCTGCGGCTGGCCAGTTCAGCAATGGCCTGATGCTGACAAGCGTCGGCGTCGCGCTGTTCGGCTCGCCTTTGAAGTGGGTGGTGATCTTCGCCCCGTTGGCGCTGGTCTTCTTCCTGAGCTTCCGGATCGCGCGACTTCAGCCCGCCACGGCGCGCCTGCTCTTCTTCGCCTACGCGGCGCTGGTCGGCCTGTCGCTGTCGTCGATCTTCCTCGTCTACACGCAAGCATCGATCACGCGGGTGTTCTTCATCACCGCGGCGACCTTCGGCGCGCTCAGCCTCTATGGCTACACGACGAAGCGTAACCTGTCGGCGATGGGCTCGTTCCTGATCATGGGCCTGTTCGGCGTCATCATCGCCTCGCTGGTCAACATCTTCCTGGCGTCGAGCGCGCTGCAGTTCGCCATCTCGGTGGCGGGTGTGCTGGTCTTCGCCGGCCTGACCGCCTGGGATACCCAGCGGATCAAGGAGATGTACTACGAGATGGACGACAGCGCCTCGGCGGCCCGCAAGTCGGTGCTCGGCGCGCTGATGCTCTATCTGGACTTCATCAACATGTTCGTCATGCTGATGCAGCTCTTCGGCCAGCAGCGCAGCAGCTGA
- a CDS encoding putative ABC transport system permease protein (Evidence 3 : Putative function from multiple computational evidences) — protein MPGFVADRSGWAGLALVVRLALREMRGGLRGFGIFLACVALGVAAIAAVGSVGRSLTDGLASQGRLILGGDLSYSLVQREATEGEQAFLAGRGDLSSVATLRAMVVAGDKGSALVEVKAVDDRYPSLGTLETDPPLARDALGVTDGAYGAFADPVLLARLGLKVGDRVTLGHLPLVLKAAVVTEPDKVVAGAGFGPRLMISQEALKASGLLQPGSLVRWTYRLVLPPGADDDAALVTAQSAVKRAFPDTGWEVRSRLEAAPRLAREIERFTQFLTLVGLTALLVGGVGVANAVNAFVDRKRPSIATLKSIGAPGGQVVAIYLIQVMLMALIGVAIGMALGATVPFLLSTMGRTLIPLPLEPSFAPLELALAALYGLLTAFVFALLPLGRAHDVPVTALFRSAVQLDRRLPRRRYLVALALAVAALVTIAVVFSYDRWLALMFVAAAAAVFLLLRLVASGLMRLARALPRVQRPAMRLAIANIHRPAAPTPSLVLSLGLGITLIVTLALIETNLRNQLTGSLPAQAPSFFFLDVPGNQAQEFRAFLANEAPNAKIEQVPMMRGRLLTLKGEPAEGYKAPEDVQWVLDGDRGITYSATVPENSKVVAGQWWPADYAGPPLVSFESEVAEKLRLGIGDVVTVNVLGRRIEARIANLRKLEWRSLGINFVMVFTPNTFAGAPHTDLATLSWPRGEIADNALITREAALLRKAAETFPIVTSVRVRDALQAVDDMVSQLALAVRAAASIALAASVLVLAGAMAASHQARLYDAVVLKTIGATRAHLLTAYIIEYGVIALSTAIFGFIAGSIAGWAIITRVMRLSFDLSPTSAILAALVAVVVAVGIGLAGTWRILGQKPAPYLRDL, from the coding sequence GTGCCGGGATTCGTTGCTGATCGATCCGGCTGGGCCGGCCTTGCTCTCGTCGTCAGGCTGGCGCTGAGGGAGATGCGCGGCGGCCTGCGCGGCTTCGGTATTTTCCTGGCCTGCGTGGCGCTTGGCGTTGCCGCCATCGCGGCGGTGGGCTCCGTCGGGCGCAGCCTCACGGATGGTCTGGCCTCGCAGGGCCGCCTCATCCTCGGCGGCGACCTCAGCTACTCGCTGGTTCAGCGCGAGGCGACAGAGGGTGAGCAAGCTTTTCTAGCCGGCCGGGGCGACCTGTCGAGCGTCGCGACGCTTCGCGCGATGGTTGTGGCGGGCGACAAGGGCTCGGCGCTGGTCGAGGTCAAGGCCGTCGATGATCGCTACCCCTCGCTGGGAACACTTGAGACCGATCCGCCGCTGGCGCGCGACGCGCTCGGTGTAACGGACGGGGCCTATGGGGCCTTCGCCGATCCCGTGCTGCTCGCGCGCCTCGGCCTGAAGGTGGGTGACCGCGTGACGCTGGGCCACCTGCCATTGGTGCTCAAGGCGGCGGTTGTCACCGAACCCGACAAGGTGGTGGCCGGGGCGGGCTTCGGTCCGCGGCTCATGATCTCGCAGGAGGCTTTGAAAGCCTCGGGGCTTCTCCAGCCAGGCAGCCTCGTCCGCTGGACCTATCGCCTTGTCCTGCCGCCGGGCGCCGACGATGACGCGGCACTGGTCACGGCCCAGAGCGCGGTGAAGCGGGCCTTTCCCGACACCGGCTGGGAGGTGCGCAGCCGTCTTGAGGCCGCGCCGCGCCTGGCCCGCGAGATCGAGCGCTTTACCCAGTTTCTTACCCTCGTCGGCCTGACGGCGTTGCTTGTCGGCGGCGTCGGCGTGGCGAACGCGGTCAATGCCTTCGTCGATCGCAAGCGGCCCTCGATCGCGACGCTGAAGAGCATTGGCGCCCCGGGCGGGCAGGTCGTGGCGATCTACCTCATACAGGTCATGCTGATGGCGTTGATCGGCGTCGCTATCGGCATGGCGCTGGGGGCGACGGTGCCCTTCCTGCTCTCGACGATGGGACGCACGCTTATTCCGCTGCCGCTCGAACCGAGCTTCGCGCCGCTGGAACTGGCGCTGGCCGCCCTTTACGGCCTGCTCACCGCCTTCGTCTTTGCCCTGCTGCCGCTCGGCCGCGCCCATGATGTGCCGGTGACGGCCTTGTTCCGCTCGGCCGTGCAACTCGACCGGCGCCTGCCGCGCCGTCGCTATCTTGTTGCGCTTGCACTCGCCGTCGCCGCTTTGGTGACTATCGCCGTGGTCTTTTCCTACGACCGCTGGCTCGCGCTGATGTTCGTGGCGGCGGCCGCCGCCGTCTTCCTGCTGCTGCGCCTGGTGGCGAGTGGCCTCATGCGCCTCGCTCGGGCGCTGCCGCGCGTGCAGCGCCCCGCGATGCGGCTCGCTATCGCCAATATCCACCGGCCGGCGGCGCCGACGCCGTCTCTGGTGCTGTCATTGGGGCTTGGCATCACGCTGATCGTCACGCTCGCCCTCATCGAGACAAACCTGCGTAACCAGCTCACCGGCAGCCTGCCCGCGCAGGCGCCGAGCTTCTTCTTCCTTGATGTGCCGGGCAACCAGGCGCAGGAGTTTCGCGCGTTTCTGGCAAACGAGGCGCCCAACGCCAAGATCGAGCAGGTGCCGATGATGCGCGGGCGCCTGTTGACCCTGAAGGGCGAGCCCGCCGAGGGATACAAGGCTCCTGAGGACGTGCAGTGGGTGCTCGACGGTGACCGAGGTATTACCTATTCCGCCACCGTCCCGGAGAACTCGAAAGTCGTGGCCGGGCAATGGTGGCCGGCCGACTATGCCGGCCCACCCCTCGTCTCCTTCGAAAGCGAGGTTGCCGAGAAGCTCCGCCTCGGCATCGGAGATGTTGTCACCGTCAATGTGCTCGGGCGTCGGATCGAGGCGCGGATCGCCAATCTGCGCAAGCTGGAATGGCGTTCGCTCGGCATCAATTTCGTAATGGTGTTCACGCCGAATACCTTCGCGGGGGCCCCCCATACCGACCTTGCGACGTTGAGCTGGCCACGCGGCGAGATTGCTGACAACGCGCTGATCACGCGGGAGGCGGCACTCCTGCGCAAGGCCGCGGAAACCTTTCCCATCGTGACGAGCGTGCGTGTGCGTGACGCGCTGCAGGCGGTCGACGACATGGTGTCGCAACTGGCGCTCGCCGTGCGGGCGGCCGCTTCCATCGCGCTCGCGGCGAGTGTGCTCGTCCTGGCGGGCGCCATGGCGGCGTCGCATCAGGCGCGGCTTTATGATGCGGTGGTGCTGAAGACCATCGGCGCGACCCGCGCGCATCTGCTGACGGCCTATATAATCGAGTATGGGGTGATTGCCCTGTCGACGGCCATTTTCGGTTTCATTGCAGGCTCCATTGCCGGGTGGGCGATAATAACGCGCGTCATGAGGTTGAGTTTCGACTTGTCGCCAACGAGCGCGATATTGGCTGCGCTAGTTGCAGTTGTGGTCGCCGTAGGGATCGGGCTTGCAGGGACATGGAGAATACTTGGCCAGAAGCCCGCGCCTTATTTGAGAGATCTGTAG